From the Maioricimonas rarisocia genome, one window contains:
- a CDS encoding MerR family transcriptional regulator, translating into MKELVSPKQVARAIGASESSVKRWCDQGVISTVRTAGGHRRIPVNAVLSFAKSHGHKLVQPEVLGLPPSTTGAGERSLERARKRLLAALVSGEDVLSRQLVLDLYIAKHRVSRICDEVLAPVFHEIGDLWECGDAEVYQERRACEICLRVLHELERLMPPVPADGPVAIGGALDLDPYSLPTTMAELTMRQCGWKGVSLGSLLPAASIANAIADIGPRLVWISVSHADDADRIVEAMNQVYEAARKHKAALAVGGAALTEEIRRRVRYSAFCDTMAHLETFADSLTSN; encoded by the coding sequence ATGAAGGAACTTGTTTCTCCGAAACAGGTGGCCCGGGCCATCGGTGCCAGCGAGTCATCGGTCAAGCGATGGTGCGACCAGGGGGTGATCTCCACCGTCCGGACGGCCGGCGGTCACCGGCGGATCCCGGTCAATGCCGTGCTGTCGTTTGCCAAGTCGCATGGCCACAAACTGGTCCAGCCGGAGGTGCTCGGGTTGCCTCCCAGCACGACCGGCGCCGGCGAGCGTTCACTCGAGCGTGCCCGCAAGCGGCTACTCGCCGCACTTGTGTCAGGGGAGGACGTCCTCTCGCGACAGCTCGTCCTCGACCTGTACATTGCCAAGCATCGCGTCAGCCGCATCTGCGACGAAGTTCTCGCGCCGGTGTTTCACGAAATCGGCGACCTGTGGGAGTGTGGAGACGCTGAGGTCTATCAGGAACGACGGGCCTGCGAGATTTGCCTGCGAGTGCTGCACGAACTGGAACGGCTCATGCCCCCCGTCCCCGCAGACGGACCGGTCGCGATCGGCGGGGCGCTGGATCTTGATCCGTACTCGCTGCCGACAACGATGGCCGAGCTCACCATGCGGCAATGCGGCTGGAAGGGCGTCTCCCTGGGGAGCCTGCTGCCGGCCGCTTCGATTGCCAATGCCATCGCCGACATCGGGCCCCGGCTGGTCTGGATCAGCGTCTCCCACGCCGACGACGCCGACCGGATTGTCGAAGCGATGAATCAGGTCTACGAAGCGGCCCGCAAGCACAAGGCCGCCCTGGCCGTGGGCGGAGCGGCACTGACCGAGGAGATCCGCCGCCGCGTCCGCTACAGCGCGTTCTGCGACACGATGGCGCACCTCGAAACGTTCGCCGATTCACTCACGTCGAACTGA
- the aroA gene encoding 3-phosphoshikimate 1-carboxyvinyltransferase, which yields MTDTITITPVRGPVLGTVRPPGSKSLTNRALIVAALARGASELTGVLDSQDTRVMVESLRRLGIELEHDAAACTIDLTGCAGRPAVDHAELWLENSGTSIRFLTALCTLGDGRFRLDGNTRMRERPIGPLVEALRQLDVDIVCELGTDCPPVQIAASGLPGGTLSVGGNLSSQYLSALLMAAPCAKAAINLKVDGTLVSRPYVDMTLEVMRAFGARVEEPEPGDFILPPGGYQGRSYDIEPDASAASYFFAAAAITGGEVTVEGLSRDALQGDVGFVDVLVQMGCEARWEADSITLVGKPLRGVDVDMNAISDTAQTLAAVAPFASGPTRIRNVAHMRHKETDRVAAVVNELRRLGLEADEHEDGLTIHPGPMQPADIETYDDHRMAMSFALVGLRHPGVGIKDPGCTVKTYPDFFDDLEGLCRTAR from the coding sequence ATGACGGACACGATCACCATCACTCCGGTCCGCGGCCCCGTTCTGGGGACCGTCCGCCCGCCGGGGTCAAAAAGCCTCACGAACCGGGCTCTGATTGTCGCTGCTCTTGCACGCGGAGCGTCCGAACTGACGGGTGTCCTCGACAGTCAGGATACCCGCGTCATGGTCGAGAGCCTCCGACGACTCGGAATCGAGCTCGAGCACGATGCGGCCGCCTGTACGATCGACCTGACTGGCTGCGCCGGACGTCCAGCGGTCGACCATGCGGAACTCTGGCTGGAGAACAGCGGCACGAGCATCCGTTTTCTGACGGCTCTGTGTACGCTGGGGGACGGTCGCTTCCGACTGGATGGCAATACCCGCATGCGGGAACGGCCGATCGGGCCGCTCGTCGAAGCGCTACGCCAGCTCGATGTCGACATCGTCTGCGAACTGGGAACCGACTGTCCGCCCGTGCAGATTGCCGCATCGGGTCTGCCGGGAGGAACGCTGAGCGTCGGCGGCAACCTGTCCAGCCAGTACCTCAGCGCTCTGCTGATGGCGGCCCCCTGTGCGAAGGCGGCCATCAACCTGAAGGTGGACGGCACCCTGGTGTCCCGACCATACGTCGACATGACACTCGAAGTCATGCGGGCCTTCGGAGCGCGTGTCGAAGAACCGGAGCCGGGAGACTTTATCCTCCCGCCCGGTGGCTATCAGGGACGCAGCTACGACATCGAGCCGGATGCGTCGGCAGCCAGCTACTTCTTCGCGGCGGCCGCGATCACCGGTGGGGAAGTCACCGTCGAAGGACTCAGCCGCGATGCCCTGCAGGGGGACGTCGGCTTCGTCGATGTGCTTGTGCAGATGGGATGCGAGGCCCGCTGGGAGGCGGACAGCATTACACTCGTGGGGAAGCCACTGCGGGGCGTCGATGTCGACATGAACGCCATCAGCGATACCGCGCAGACTCTCGCGGCGGTCGCACCATTTGCCAGCGGGCCGACGCGAATCCGCAACGTGGCTCACATGCGGCACAAGGAAACCGACCGTGTTGCCGCAGTGGTCAACGAACTGCGGCGTCTGGGACTCGAGGCGGACGAACATGAGGATGGTCTGACGATCCATCCGGGGCCGATGCAGCCGGCCGACATCGAAACATATGACGATCACCGCATGGCCATGAGCTTCGCTCTGGTGGGCCTGCGACATCCAGGGGTGGGCATCAAGGACCCGGGCTGCACGGTCAAGACGTACCCCGACTTCTTTGACGATCTGGAGGGGTTGTGTCGAACCGCAAGATGA
- a CDS encoding Gfo/Idh/MocA family protein: MPPQPIRIGIVGAGANTRLRHIPGFRGIDGVEIVAVANRTPESTERVAREFDIPRTFDSWQNLVAEDDIDAVLVGTWPNLHCEVTCAALDSGKHVLTEARMARDLAEARQMLAASEKHSDLVTQVVPSPFGLECGPAVRRLLDDNFIGELRELVVLGVDDMFRDYSQPLHWRQDAAISGKNVLSLGILHETALRWAPAPQRVLAQTAVFEPTRPKLDESRYADVTVPDSVHVMTQLENGGRGLYHMNGIVLFGAGRQIHLYGSRGTIKVEFNDSEKVWVGHSSDTELRQIEVPDELRGSWRVEEEFVAAIRGEETVGLNDFPTALRYMEFTEAVAESAESGAAVALPYPA, translated from the coding sequence ATGCCCCCGCAGCCGATCCGCATTGGAATCGTCGGTGCTGGAGCGAATACCCGTCTGCGCCACATTCCCGGTTTTCGGGGTATCGACGGCGTCGAAATCGTGGCGGTCGCGAATCGCACCCCCGAGTCCACCGAGCGGGTCGCCCGGGAATTTGACATCCCCCGTACTTTCGACAGTTGGCAGAACCTCGTCGCCGAAGACGACATCGACGCCGTGCTCGTCGGAACGTGGCCCAATCTGCACTGCGAAGTCACCTGTGCGGCGCTCGACTCCGGCAAACATGTGCTGACCGAAGCCCGGATGGCCCGCGACCTGGCCGAAGCGCGGCAGATGCTCGCCGCCAGCGAGAAACATTCCGACCTCGTCACGCAGGTCGTCCCGAGCCCCTTCGGCCTGGAGTGCGGCCCCGCCGTCCGCCGGCTCCTCGATGACAACTTCATCGGCGAACTGCGCGAGCTGGTCGTGCTGGGCGTCGACGACATGTTCCGCGACTACTCGCAGCCGTTGCACTGGCGGCAGGACGCGGCGATCAGCGGCAAGAACGTCCTGTCGCTGGGGATCCTGCACGAGACTGCGCTTCGCTGGGCTCCCGCACCGCAGCGGGTGTTGGCCCAGACCGCGGTGTTCGAACCGACCCGTCCCAAACTGGACGAGAGCCGGTATGCCGACGTGACCGTCCCCGACAGCGTGCACGTCATGACGCAGCTGGAAAACGGCGGTCGCGGGCTGTACCACATGAACGGCATCGTGCTGTTCGGTGCCGGGCGACAGATTCACCTGTACGGCAGTCGTGGTACGATCAAGGTCGAATTCAACGACTCGGAGAAAGTCTGGGTGGGGCATTCGAGCGATACTGAATTGCGGCAGATTGAAGTTCCGGACGAACTGCGGGGATCGTGGCGCGTCGAAGAGGAGTTCGTGGCGGCGATTCGCGGCGAGGAAACCGTCGGACTCAACGACTTCCCGACGGCACTCCGCTACATGGAGTTCACCGAAGCCGTCGCCGAAAGCGCGGAATCCGGTGCGGCGGTGGCGCTGCCATATCCTGCGTAG
- a CDS encoding transcription antitermination factor NusB: MRPGPNAPSRKPRTRRTGPGLRRGPSRPTGPTSRRLAYAAIEAYLSRGAFVGHVLADQMQRGDIDRRDRSLATELANGVVRRRATLETILDSYLRRPAEELETGLRALLMLGAYQLLLLESVPPHAAVHETVGVAHQIGMPRWAGFLNAVLRTLQSDLTDEMTATLASDTIPLNGRNDDPAVRARRVNKPLLPDPEENQAAYLAAAFSYPEWITARWLELSGWDEAVRLCNWFNSPGMMGLRVNLLRTDREKVLDVLRTAGVEATEGAFPESIRLPGTIRVEDIPGFAEGWFSVQDESAMHAARLLDPKVGESIWDVCAAPGGKTAHMAELISCEGRIFSTDVDAGRLQQVEGNIRRLGLRAIEIMQVSADLSDVPQRLFDAVLVDVPCSNSGVLGKRPEARWRMEPDHLRELAVTQRRLLAAAMAHAKPRGRVVYSTCSMFPDENAELVRDVLIRQDIWRIEKEQIHVPGQPGDGSYQALLVRNTDS, encoded by the coding sequence ATGAGGCCTGGACCAAATGCACCGTCGCGAAAACCGCGGACCCGCCGCACCGGCCCCGGTCTGCGCCGAGGTCCGTCGCGTCCGACCGGCCCCACGTCGCGCCGACTGGCGTACGCCGCCATCGAGGCGTATCTGAGTCGGGGGGCGTTTGTCGGCCATGTTCTCGCCGATCAGATGCAGCGCGGCGACATCGACCGCCGCGATCGTTCGCTGGCGACCGAGCTGGCCAACGGTGTCGTCCGCAGGCGGGCGACTCTCGAGACGATCCTCGACTCCTATCTGAGGCGTCCCGCGGAGGAACTGGAGACAGGCCTGCGTGCGCTGCTGATGCTGGGCGCGTACCAGTTGCTGTTGCTCGAGTCCGTTCCGCCGCACGCGGCCGTTCACGAAACGGTCGGCGTCGCGCATCAGATCGGCATGCCCCGCTGGGCCGGTTTTCTGAATGCGGTTCTGCGGACGTTGCAGAGTGATCTGACTGACGAGATGACGGCGACACTCGCCAGCGACACGATTCCGCTCAACGGTCGCAACGATGATCCCGCCGTGCGGGCCCGCCGCGTGAACAAGCCGCTGCTGCCCGATCCGGAAGAGAATCAGGCCGCGTACCTTGCCGCGGCATTCAGCTACCCCGAGTGGATCACCGCCCGCTGGCTGGAACTGTCCGGCTGGGACGAGGCAGTCCGGCTGTGCAACTGGTTCAACAGTCCCGGAATGATGGGACTGCGCGTGAACCTGTTGCGAACCGATCGTGAAAAGGTGCTCGATGTCCTGCGAACGGCCGGCGTCGAGGCGACGGAAGGAGCCTTTCCGGAATCGATCCGCCTGCCCGGCACGATTCGCGTCGAAGACATCCCCGGATTTGCCGAAGGCTGGTTCAGCGTGCAGGACGAATCGGCCATGCACGCGGCCCGGCTGCTGGACCCCAAGGTGGGAGAGTCCATCTGGGATGTTTGTGCGGCGCCCGGCGGGAAGACGGCGCACATGGCCGAACTGATTTCCTGCGAAGGACGCATCTTCTCGACCGATGTCGATGCCGGCCGGCTGCAGCAGGTCGAAGGGAACATTCGCCGGCTGGGCCTGCGGGCGATCGAAATCATGCAGGTTTCGGCCGACCTCAGCGACGTGCCCCAGCGACTGTTTGATGCGGTGCTGGTCGACGTCCCCTGTTCGAACAGCGGTGTGCTCGGCAAGCGGCCGGAAGCACGCTGGCGGATGGAACCGGATCACCTCCGCGAACTGGCTGTGACGCAGCGGCGGCTGCTGGCGGCCGCAATGGCTCATGCCAAGCCCCGTGGCCGTGTCGTCTACTCGACCTGCAGCATGTTCCCCGACGAGAACGCCGAACTCGTGCGTGATGTGCTCATTCGTCAGGACATCTGGCGAATCGAGAAAGAGCAGATCCACGTTCCTGGCCAGCCCGGCGACGGCAGTTACCAGGCGCTGCTGGTCCGAAACACCGATTCCTGA
- a CDS encoding DUF1501 domain-containing protein, translating to MDETQPGPASSQSVSRRGFLAAGGIGVVGLSMAERAAVLQAQERSGRRSVILIIMNGGPSQLETFDPKPNAPSDIRGPLRAISTAVPGVAFSEAFPRLGLRAGRLAVLRSLCHQAAPIHEAGLQLLQTGQLVHQGQLPPSLGAVATRMLGPRDGMPAHVVLPERVSETGVGSYCGDAAGVLGDEVAPVVVDAGGAASPMTGTGPDETIPLLPEFASQPLAVRDEYGETDFGRMCWHAARLVEAGVRVVTVNTCPRLHGQVTWDAHASGPSSPGTLFDYRNSLGPQLDRAVAALHDDLSATGLFDETLVVCTGEFGRNPRRNATGGRDHWTDCWSGVAFGGGVSGGQVIGRTDDYAESIVDRPLPVEDLVASMYRALRLSPATWNAEEISESLSGEVPVPELIS from the coding sequence GTGGACGAGACACAACCGGGCCCCGCATCGAGCCAGTCCGTCTCCCGACGTGGATTCCTCGCCGCCGGGGGCATCGGCGTCGTCGGCCTGAGCATGGCCGAACGTGCTGCCGTCCTGCAGGCCCAGGAGCGGAGCGGTCGCCGCAGCGTGATCCTGATCATTATGAACGGCGGCCCCAGCCAGCTGGAGACGTTCGATCCGAAACCGAACGCTCCCAGCGACATCCGGGGCCCCCTCCGGGCGATCTCCACCGCGGTGCCGGGCGTTGCCTTCAGCGAAGCGTTCCCTCGACTGGGACTGCGCGCCGGCCGACTGGCGGTGCTGCGCAGCCTTTGCCACCAGGCCGCGCCGATTCACGAAGCGGGACTGCAACTGCTTCAGACCGGCCAGCTCGTCCATCAGGGACAGCTTCCGCCAAGCCTGGGAGCGGTCGCCACTCGCATGCTCGGGCCCCGCGACGGCATGCCGGCTCATGTCGTGCTTCCCGAGCGCGTCTCCGAAACGGGCGTCGGCAGCTACTGCGGCGACGCGGCCGGCGTGCTCGGCGACGAAGTTGCACCGGTGGTGGTGGATGCCGGCGGTGCGGCATCTCCCATGACGGGAACCGGTCCGGACGAAACCATTCCTCTGCTGCCCGAGTTCGCATCCCAGCCGCTGGCCGTTCGGGACGAATACGGAGAGACCGACTTCGGTCGCATGTGCTGGCATGCCGCCCGACTGGTCGAAGCAGGCGTTCGTGTCGTCACCGTCAATACGTGCCCGCGGCTTCACGGGCAGGTCACATGGGATGCTCACGCGAGCGGCCCCTCGTCCCCCGGGACCCTGTTCGACTACCGCAATTCGCTGGGACCGCAGCTCGACCGGGCCGTTGCTGCTCTGCACGACGACCTGTCGGCAACGGGTCTGTTCGACGAGACGCTGGTCGTCTGCACCGGCGAATTCGGACGCAATCCGCGGCGAAATGCAACAGGCGGCCGCGATCACTGGACGGACTGCTGGTCGGGCGTCGCCTTCGGTGGCGGCGTGAGTGGTGGGCAGGTCATTGGCCGAACCGACGACTACGCCGAATCCATCGTGGATCGTCCGCTTCCGGTCGAGGATCTGGTCGCCTCCATGTACCGGGCGCTTCGACTGTCACCGGCCACATGGAATGCCGAAGAAATCTCCGAGAGCCTCTCCGGTGAAGTGCCGGTCCCCGAACTGATTAGCTAA
- a CDS encoding PVC-type heme-binding CxxCH protein produces the protein MFGSDRPARWLRAPLPLSACLLLALLVSCGFVDAAPDPAAETDLAAELPRLKPVEPEDVQKTFTVQHGFSLQLVAHEPLLADPVDACFDPQGRLYVAEMHGYPYSEEARAQQPEPIGKHDAGIIRLLEDTDGDGVFDHSTVFADQMSWPTSVCCYDGGVFALAPTEMYYLKDTDGDGKADVRRTVFTGFSRANVQAVANNMKWGLDNRIYVAGGTNRDTVLKLDGKEIGNLSGKDFCFDPRTMEVEFLTGGRQFGHSFDDWGNRYVCSNSNHIQHIVFPRRYLDRTPGVGVSGTIRSIAKDGPSAPVFRASPAEPWRIVRTRRRAADPRYRDRLPPTELVPTGFFTSATGVTIYRGAAYPPEFQGNAFIGDVGGNLIHRKTLHPKGVTFEAVRADANVEFVTSTDTWFRPVNFVNGPDGYLYVLDMYRETIEHPASIPEDIKSHLDLESGDARGRIYRLLPPGTKTASIPDVSDSTTSELVALLESPHAALRETAHRLLWERQDKAAVPALRKLLTSANRPTARLHALYSLVGLESVESSDLLAGLRDDSPRVREHAVLLAEPHLADSPELIDAILALSDDDDTRVQMQVAFTIGEMPAENLIRGIITFTQQDNINSDVRQAMATSIRGHANAIALELISDAGALENAGQRRFLGQLLEQIGGGSSADVVYGMLAEAATSATSDKALPLAVQHLGAGLRRKGQVLKLTDNDRFDDSQQQQLATFVEKVTESAESGGSQAAGAVALLANIEFNALADVAEELLTPQTPVPLQVAVVRALGNHPSNASADTLLEVWSVFTPQVRQEAIEALTRSNQRIETLLEALKSGTIKISEIAPDKRQTLVNHPRKAIADAATQLFDAGTSPDRNALIGKYEPALEGDADAERGHAVFKKNCATCHRVGQEGFAVGPDLVSISNKSPRDLLISILDPNREAQPNFTSYTALTESGQVHTGLIAAETATSITLRRAEGKEDILLRENIEVLKSNGISLMPVGLEKEIPPAQMADVVAFIKSLQKMKTSSN, from the coding sequence ATGTTCGGTTCGGACCGCCCTGCCAGATGGCTGCGTGCCCCCCTCCCCCTTTCTGCCTGCCTTCTTCTCGCCCTCCTCGTCTCCTGCGGCTTCGTCGACGCTGCTCCCGATCCTGCAGCAGAGACCGATCTGGCGGCGGAACTTCCACGACTCAAGCCGGTCGAACCGGAAGACGTCCAGAAGACGTTTACGGTCCAGCATGGCTTCTCGCTGCAGCTGGTCGCGCATGAGCCGCTGCTCGCCGATCCCGTCGACGCCTGCTTCGATCCGCAGGGACGGCTCTACGTCGCCGAAATGCATGGCTACCCCTACTCCGAAGAGGCCCGGGCCCAGCAGCCCGAACCGATCGGCAAGCACGACGCCGGCATCATCCGCCTGCTCGAAGATACCGACGGCGACGGCGTGTTCGACCACAGTACGGTCTTCGCCGACCAGATGAGCTGGCCGACCTCCGTCTGCTGCTACGACGGCGGTGTTTTCGCGCTCGCCCCGACCGAGATGTACTACCTCAAGGACACCGACGGTGACGGCAAGGCCGATGTCCGCCGGACCGTCTTTACCGGTTTCAGCCGGGCCAATGTGCAGGCCGTGGCCAACAACATGAAGTGGGGACTGGACAACCGCATCTACGTCGCCGGGGGAACCAACCGCGATACGGTCCTCAAGCTGGACGGCAAGGAGATCGGCAACCTGAGCGGGAAGGACTTCTGCTTCGATCCCCGCACGATGGAAGTCGAGTTCCTCACCGGCGGACGGCAGTTCGGCCACTCCTTCGACGACTGGGGCAACCGCTACGTCTGCTCCAACAGCAATCATATCCAGCACATCGTTTTCCCCCGCCGCTACCTCGACCGGACGCCCGGCGTTGGCGTCTCCGGGACGATTCGCAGCATCGCGAAAGATGGCCCCTCGGCTCCCGTCTTTCGCGCGAGTCCGGCCGAACCGTGGCGCATTGTCCGGACCCGTCGTCGTGCCGCCGATCCCCGATATCGTGATCGCCTCCCGCCGACGGAGCTGGTGCCGACCGGCTTCTTCACCTCGGCGACCGGGGTGACGATCTACCGTGGAGCGGCCTATCCGCCGGAATTCCAGGGCAACGCCTTCATCGGCGATGTCGGTGGCAACCTGATCCACCGCAAGACGCTGCATCCGAAGGGGGTCACGTTCGAGGCGGTCCGCGCCGACGCGAACGTCGAATTCGTCACTTCGACCGATACCTGGTTCCGCCCGGTCAACTTCGTGAATGGTCCGGACGGGTATCTGTACGTTCTCGACATGTACCGGGAAACGATCGAGCATCCCGCCTCGATCCCCGAAGACATCAAGTCCCACCTCGATCTGGAAAGCGGTGACGCTCGTGGCCGCATCTACCGCCTGCTGCCGCCCGGCACGAAGACGGCGTCCATCCCGGACGTGAGCGACTCCACGACCAGCGAACTCGTGGCGCTCCTCGAGTCGCCTCACGCTGCTCTGCGCGAGACCGCCCATCGGTTGCTGTGGGAACGACAGGACAAGGCGGCCGTGCCGGCGCTTCGCAAGCTGCTGACCTCGGCCAACCGTCCGACCGCCCGGCTGCACGCCCTGTACAGCCTCGTCGGTCTTGAGTCGGTTGAATCCTCGGACCTGCTGGCCGGACTGCGAGACGACAGCCCGCGGGTTCGCGAACACGCCGTTCTGCTTGCCGAGCCGCACCTCGCTGACTCCCCTGAGCTGATCGATGCGATTCTCGCTCTCAGTGACGATGACGACACACGTGTACAGATGCAGGTGGCTTTTACGATCGGCGAGATGCCGGCCGAGAACCTCATCCGCGGCATCATTACCTTCACGCAGCAGGACAACATCAACTCCGACGTCCGGCAGGCCATGGCGACATCGATTCGCGGCCACGCCAACGCAATCGCTCTCGAACTGATCAGCGACGCCGGTGCGCTGGAAAATGCCGGCCAGCGGCGATTCCTCGGCCAGCTGCTCGAACAGATTGGCGGGGGCAGCTCCGCCGACGTCGTCTACGGCATGCTTGCGGAAGCGGCCACGTCCGCGACGTCCGACAAAGCACTTCCTTTGGCCGTCCAGCACCTGGGTGCCGGCCTGCGCCGCAAGGGTCAGGTCCTGAAGTTGACCGACAACGACCGCTTCGATGATTCGCAGCAGCAACAGCTCGCGACCTTTGTGGAGAAGGTGACCGAGTCGGCAGAAAGCGGAGGATCTCAGGCGGCCGGCGCGGTCGCGCTGCTTGCCAACATCGAGTTCAACGCCCTTGCGGATGTCGCCGAAGAACTGCTCACGCCGCAGACGCCGGTGCCGTTGCAGGTTGCCGTCGTCCGTGCCCTCGGAAATCATCCCAGCAACGCATCGGCCGATACGCTGCTTGAGGTCTGGTCGGTCTTCACGCCGCAGGTCAGGCAGGAAGCGATCGAAGCCCTCACGCGGAGCAACCAGCGGATCGAGACTCTGCTTGAAGCGCTCAAGTCCGGCACGATCAAGATTTCCGAGATCGCTCCCGACAAGCGTCAGACGCTGGTCAATCATCCTCGCAAGGCGATCGCCGACGCGGCCACGCAACTGTTCGACGCCGGCACCTCGCCGGACCGCAACGCACTGATCGGCAAGTACGAGCCAGCCCTGGAAGGTGACGCCGATGCCGAACGCGGTCATGCGGTGTTCAAGAAGAACTGCGCCACCTGTCATCGCGTGGGCCAGGAAGGCTTTGCAGTCGGACCGGATCTGGTCTCCATCAGCAACAAGTCTCCCCGCGACCTGCTGATCTCCATTCTCGATCCGAATCGCGAAGCACAGCCGAACTTCACCAGCTATACGGCACTGACGGAAAGCGGCCAGGTCCACACCGGCCTGATCGCCGCCGAAACCGCCACGAGCATCACGCTCCGGCGGGCCGAGGGGAAGGAAGACATCCTGCTGCGTGAGAACATCGAAGTGCTCAAGTCCAACGGCATCTCGCTGATGCCGGTCGGCCTCGAGAAGGAGATTCCGCCGGCTCAGATGGCGGACGTGGTGGCCTTCATCAAGTCGCTGCAGAAGATGAAGACCTCCTCGAACTGA